CTGGCCATCAGCGCGAACAGGTCCTCCAGCAGCGAGCGGTCCTCGTCGCGGGCCTCCTTCAGGCCCAGCTTCTCGCGCATGCGCGCAAGGAAGTGCCGCGCGAACGTGGGCTGGAAGAGGGTCAGCGTGGCGCGCGCCTCGTCCTCGGTGATGAGTGTGAGCAGCGCCTCTCCCAGGCAGGCCAGGTTCCACAGCGCCACGCGCGGCTGCTGGTCGAACGCGTAGCGGCCCTGGTGGTCGGAGTGGTTGCAGACGAAGCCAGGGTCGAAGTCGTCCAGGAACCCATAGGGGCCGTAGTCCAGCGTGAGCCCCAGGATGGACATGTTGTCGGTGTTCATCACGCCGTGCGCGAAGCCCACCGCCTGCCAGCGCGCCACGAGCTCCGCGGTGCGCTCCACCACCTCCGCGAAGAAGCGCGCGTGGCGGCCCTCCTGGCCCGCGAGGTGCGGGAAGTGCGCGGCGATGACGTGGTCCGCGAGCGTGGCCACGTGGCCGGGCTGCTCGGTGTGGTGGAAGTACTCGAAGGTGCCGAAGCGCACGTGCGACGGGGCCAGACGCACCAGCATGGCGCCGGTCTCCACCTCCTCGCGGTACACCGGCGTGCGGCTGCCCAGGATGCACAGGGCCCGCGTGGTGGGGATGCCCAGCGCGTGCAGGGCCTCTCCGGCCAGGTACTCGCGCACGGTGGAGCGCAGCACCGCGCGCCCGTCACCGCCGCGCGAGAAGGGCGTGGGCCCGCCGCC
This DNA window, taken from Corallococcus coralloides DSM 2259, encodes the following:
- a CDS encoding protein adenylyltransferase SelO; translated protein: MASLEQLVFDNSYARLPPGFAARVAPVPFPDAQVVSVNPAALRLLGLDAEEAARPEFARVFGGATPLPGMEPLAMVYAGHQFGVYVPRLGDGRALLLGEVRAPDGGKWDLHLKGGGPTPFSRGGDGRAVLRSTVREYLAGEALHALGIPTTRALCILGSRTPVYREEVETGAMLVRLAPSHVRFGTFEYFHHTEQPGHVATLADHVIAAHFPHLAGQEGRHARFFAEVVERTAELVARWQAVGFAHGVMNTDNMSILGLTLDYGPYGFLDDFDPGFVCNHSDHQGRYAFDQQPRVALWNLACLGEALLTLITEDEARATLTLFQPTFARHFLARMREKLGLKEARDEDRSLLEDLFALMASSHVDYTRFFRALNRFDSSPGARNDALRDHFLPPEGFDGWAERYRARLEAEGSVDAERHASLDRVNPKYVLRNWVAQQAIARAQEGDFAEVDRVLALVSAPFDEHPGQEAYAASPPAWGRHLVVSCSS